A single genomic interval of Nitratidesulfovibrio sp. SRB-5 harbors:
- a CDS encoding acylphosphatase, whose product MPRSRFRVTGRVQGVGFRSWTGRTARALRLAGWVRNLPDGSVELEAEGPDERMDALREALWKGPMFARVTGVEEQALNEHALNMHSVDGQPSDAPGTRDGQNAPLQDFHIRF is encoded by the coding sequence ATGCCACGCAGCCGATTCAGGGTCACCGGCCGGGTGCAGGGGGTGGGGTTTCGCTCGTGGACCGGGCGCACCGCCCGCGCCCTGAGGCTTGCCGGGTGGGTGCGCAATCTGCCCGACGGCAGCGTGGAACTGGAAGCCGAGGGGCCGGACGAGCGCATGGACGCCCTGCGCGAGGCCCTGTGGAAAGGCCCCATGTTCGCCAGGGTCACCGGGGTGGAAGAACAGGCCCTGAACGAGCACGCCCTGAACATGCATTCCGTGGACGGACAACCATCCGATGCGCCCGGCACGCGGGACGGACAGAACGCCCCCCTGCAAGATTTCCATATCCGATTCTGA